The region AAGTTCTCCAGTTTCCAATGACCCTCCCCGGTTGAGCCGGGGGCTTTCACATCAGACTTAAAGAACCACCTGCGCTCGCTTTACGCCCAATAAATCCGGACAACGCTTGCCACCTACGTATTACCGCGGCTGCTGGCACGTAGTTAGCCGTGGCTTTCTGGTTAGATACCGTCAAGGTGGGAACAGTTACTCTCCCACTTGTTCTTCTCTAACAACAGAGTTTTACGATCCGAAAACCTTCTTCACTCACGCGGCGTTGCTCGGTCAGACTTTCGTCCATTGCCGAAGATTCCCTACTGCTGCCTCCCGTAGGAGTCTGGGCCGTGTCTCAGTCCCAGTGTGGCCGATCACCCTCTCAGGTCGGCTACGCATCATCGTCTTGGTGAGCCATTACCTCACCAACTAACTAATGCGGCGCGGGTCCATCCTTCAGTGACACCCGAAAGCGTCTTTCATAGTTCTGCCATGCGGCAAAACCAATTATGCGGTATTAGCACCTGTTTCCAAGTGTTATCCCCCGCTGAAGGGTAGGTTACCCACGTGTTACTCACCCGTCCGCCACTCTTCTTATATGAAAGGTGCAAGCACCTTTCGAAGAAGCGTTCGACTTGCATGTATTAGGCACGCCGCCAGCGTTCGTCCTGAGCCAGGATCAAACTCTCAATAAAAGTTATGATTAAGACCGAAGTCTTTAGCTCATTAATGATTGCTAGCGAATTACTTCACTATACAGTTTTAATATAAAACTGATAAAAATTTTTGTGTTGTTATCTTACTAAAAGATAACATCCTACACGTTTGGTTCGTCTTACTTTGTTCAGTTTTCAAAGGTCTAAATCTTGTCGCTTTAGCAACTCATTTATAATATCATGTTTAGTTGTCATTGTCAACAACTTTTTAAAATATTTTTTGAGTTGTTTCAACGAAGCCTTGTGACTTGTTTTAGCAACTTAATCATAATATCACGCTTAGTTGTTGTTGTCAACAACTTTGTGACATTCTTTTTATTTTTTTTAGCTACTTAATTAAGCAACTTCTATAATATACCAGTTGTTTAACTAATATGCAAGTTTTTTTAAAAATAAAGACCATTACCTCAGTAATGGTCTTTATTTTTAAAAAATTCTATAGACATATTCATTACTTGGATTACTAGTAACTGTCACTTTATCAGCTTTTACCATCGGTATTACTTGACTAAAGGGCTCATAATACTTTGTATCGATTGTTCCTCTAATCGTCAACCAAGTATTAGCTTTATATTCCTTATCCAACCCATTTCGATCAATCATCAATCCGTATACTCCAGAGTCAGCCACACAATGCAAAATACCAAATCTAAATAAAAAGAATGTTTCTTTAGTTGGATCATTATAAACAAAACCTTTAAACTCTATTTTTTTACCAACAAATTTTTGCGGATAATTATAGATTAATTCCATAACTTTCAAATAATTATTATCCGTTACTTCTATTGTATCTTGATTAATATATTCCTTTAGATCATGCTGCATTAATTTATCGTAATCTTCATCGTTAAAAAAGATATGAGTATTCGGTTTTAAATATTGTTGCTCAATATCTCCAAAACTAGTACTATCTTTACTTATAGGAAAATTAAACCCCTTGGCTTCAACAATACTCGCATCTAAATTTACCGTTGGTAATAAAAATACCACTAATACCGGTAAAGAGACTAAAAAATACATGCCAATGCGGCTGATTTTGGATTCAGCTCCATGATGATGTTCATCACACCCTTCATGACTATGACTTTCAGTATCTTTTTGTCCTTCTTTCACCCATTTAATCAACTGAATAATCGCCAAAAACATCGCAAAACACATTGTCATTTTTGTTAAATATTGATATTTAGGGTTAATATACTGATTAATTTTCCCTGATGTTTGCAAGTAACTCATCATCATAAAATAACCTGCTAATATCCATGTTCGTAACAATACATTCACCTCCTAAATAATTAATGTATAGATAAATACAACTCCTGTTACAATCCCAATTAATTGCAACATAAATTTTCGATTGAAATGACGACTCATCATCAGCAGATTCTTTATATCGACCATTGGACCATAGACAAGAAACCCAATAACTGGTGTTAACCCAAATAAATTTGCCATAGATGACCCGATAAAGGCATCTGCCTCAGAACACAGCGATAAGATAAAAGCAAAAGCCATCATAACAATTACTGCAGTAAAGTGATTAGATGCTAATGGGTACAGGATTGATGTTTTTAAATAAGTTTGCATTATAGCTGCTAAAACTGCACCGATAACTAAGTAACGCCCTGTATCAAAAAACTCATCTATACTATGATAAAATGCCCCCATTACTTTTTTGAAAAACGTTTTGTTGTCGACATTTTCTGCAGTGTAAGTGTCACTTTCACACGAACAATCACCTAAATCAACTGGTATGTCTTTTAAAAT is a window of Vagococcus intermedius DNA encoding:
- a CDS encoding permease, with the translated sequence MSLPNSVLQASTIFVSIIIEAVPFVLFGCVITGFIQSFLNPAKVSKFLPKNKFLAILSGMVLGFFFPSCECGIIPVVKELIKKGVPSYVALTFMLTAPIINPVVLFSTYIAFNNNSYPVFLRVMGSLVVALVVGIWLAYFNKLAILKDIPVDLGDCSCESDTYTAENVDNKTFFKKVMGAFYHSIDEFFDTGRYLVIGAVLAAIMQTYLKTSILYPLASNHFTAVIVMMAFAFILSLCSEADAFIGSSMANLFGLTPVIGFLVYGPMVDIKNLLMMSRHFNRKFMLQLIGIVTGVVFIYTLII
- a CDS encoding TIGR03943 family putative permease subunit, with the translated sequence MLRTWILAGYFMMMSYLQTSGKINQYINPKYQYLTKMTMCFAMFLAIIQLIKWVKEGQKDTESHSHEGCDEHHHGAESKISRIGMYFLVSLPVLVVFLLPTVNLDASIVEAKGFNFPISKDSTSFGDIEQQYLKPNTHIFFNDEDYDKLMQHDLKEYINQDTIEVTDNNYLKVMELIYNYPQKFVGKKIEFKGFVYNDPTKETFFLFRFGILHCVADSGVYGLMIDRNGLDKEYKANTWLTIRGTIDTKYYEPFSQVIPMVKADKVTVTSNPSNEYVYRIF